A DNA window from Hordeum vulgare subsp. vulgare chromosome 1H, MorexV3_pseudomolecules_assembly, whole genome shotgun sequence contains the following coding sequences:
- the LOC123421917 gene encoding uncharacterized protein LOC123421917, whose translation MMAAVRCAARRLGGSLLQRVQAEERRRLVPSRVMRSRQLSTEEAREIQQKKEALYDAVSKAELKNKELYDALSKAGLSTDQLHLPVQGIPEQNAYQRILMYARRAQGVVELAAKTTFCVVLTAAVVDVNLNKRALANLKDCSEDNVTN comes from the exons ATGATGGCGGCGGTTcggtgcgcggcgaggaggctCGGTGGCTCCCTGCTCCAGCGAGTGCAGGCAGAGGAGCGACGCAGGCTCGTCCCAAGCAGGGTCATGCGCTCCCGCCAGCTCTCCACCGAG GAAGCGCGTGAGATCCAGCAGAAGAAGGAGGCACTGTATGATGCCGTGTCTAAGGCGGAGCTGAAGAACAAGGAGCTTTATGATGCCTTATCTAAGGCGGGGCTGAGCACTGACCAGCTGCATCTTCCTGTACAAGGCATTCCAGAGCAAAATGCCTATCA GCGCATTCTGATGTATGCAAGAAGAGCTCAGGGTGTGGTAGAGTTAGCTGCCAAGACGACATTTTGCGTGGtacttactgctgctgttgttgatgtcAACCTCAACAAGAGGGCACTGGCTAACTTAAAGGACTGCAGTGAAGACAATGTCACAAATTAA